The window AGAACGAACTCGGCCTGGCGCCGCAGGACCGCCTGAATGTGACGGTGGAGGGTCCCCTCGCCCCCCTGGTGCAGGAGAACGCCCGGGTGGTGGAGGGGATCGCCCGCGTGACGCTGGTGCCCTCGCTCACGGGCCGGACCCTCAGCGCCGTCGAGCAGGGCGTGACCATCCGCGCCCCGCTGGAGGGCACGGTGGACGTGGGCGACTGGCTCACCAAGCAGCGTAAGCGCCTCGCCGAGTTCGACAAGCAGATCAAGCAGGCACAGGGCAAATTGAACAACGAGGGCTTCGTGGCCCGCGCCCCCGCCGAGGTGGTCGAGGAGGAGCGGCGCCGGGTGCAGGACTTCGGGGCGCAAAAGGAGCGGCTGGAGCAGGTGCTGGCCCAGTTCGCGTAAGCCTCGCCCGGACGCTTTACCGCCCCGTATCCGACCTCGGACGCGGGGCGCGTCCCTTACCCCGGGCGGATGCGGCCGACCCTCCACCTCCTCGCCCTGCCTGGGTCCGGCGAGATTCCGCCCGCCCCCGATGAGACGTGGCGCTGAGAACGCGGCATCCTGGGGCATGACCCCGCCCACCCTCACCGACCTCGCCGACTGGCTGCGCGACACCCTCGGGGAGGCGCACCCGCTCTTCCGGCCGGGCCCCGACGAGGTGCGGCGCCTGGCGCTGGCCCTGGAACCGGGCGACCTGCCGCCCACCCTGGAGGCCGACGCCCTCTTCCTCCACCGCGCCCGGCGGGTGGGGGACGCCTGGCCGGGGCTCGGCGTGCTGGGCGCCCACGACGGCTTCGACCTCCACCTCACCACCGGGCCGAATTGGCGCCTGGCCCGTGCCCTGGGATGGACGGACGTGCGCGAGGTCGTCCGCGAGGGAAAGCTGGCGGGCATCACCGCAACGCCGCCGCAGTGGACGTGGCGGGAGGTGCGGGCCGCGATCCTGGCCGAACTCGGCGGCGAGGACGACTCGTGGCCGCCCGCGCCGGACGCTCCCCTCCCCCTGCGCCTCGCCCTGATGAACGCCATGAATCCCGGGCTGATCCGGCAGGTGGCCGATATGGGCGCGCGGCTCTACCTCACCGGGCAGATGCGGCCCTCGGCGGCGGGAGCGGCGCGGGAACTGGGAATGGGGGTGATCGCGCTGGGGCACCGCCGCACCGAGCTGTGGGGGCTGCGGCAGCTCGCGCGGGAACTGCGGGCGGCGTTCCCGGAGTTGGAAACCCGGGTCTACCCCGCCGAACCCGTCACGCCCGGCTGAATTCCGCCGCCTGTGCCAGCGCGTCCGCCGCCGCGTCCACCTCTTCCCCGGTCGTCGCAGCCCCGAAGCTGAAGCGCAGGGTGGCGCGGGCCTCCTCCTCGCTCAGGCCGAGGGCGGTCAGCACGTGGCTGGGCTGCATCGTCCCGGCGGCGCACGCACTCCCGGCACTCGCCGACACGCCCAGCAGGTCGAGGTTCATCAGCAGCGCCTCGCCGTCCGCGCCGGGCAGGGTGACGGAGGCGACCTTGGGGCTGGCGTCCGGCGGGTGGTTGACGCGCAGGCCGGGGATGGACGCCGCCCGCGCCAGAAATCGCTCCCGCATCCGGGTGAGGTGGTCGAAGGTCGCCTCCCGCGCCTCCTCCGCGTGGGTGAGGGCCACGCCCGCCGCGTATACGCCCGCCGTGTTCTGGGTGCCGGGGCGCAGCCCGCCCTCCTGCCCCCCGCCCAGGGTGACGGGGGGCAGCGTGGTGCCGCGTCTCACGTACAGGAAGCCCACCCCACGCGGCCCGCCCCACTTGTGGGCGCTGAAGGTGGCGAAGGTGACCCCCCATCCGGACAGGTCGAGGGGCAGCACGCCGGGGGCCTGCACCGCGTCGGTGTGGTAGGGAATGCCCCTTGCGGCGGCGACGGCGGCGAGCGCGGCCGTGTCCTGCACGGTGCCGATCTCGTTGTTGGCGTGATGGATGGAGACGAGGGCGGTGCCCTCCCGCAAAGCGTCCGCGAGGAGTTCGGGCGAATAGCGGCCCTGCGCGTCCGGCTGGAGGAACGTCACGTCCCAGCCCTGACCCGCCAGCCAGCGGGCGGGGGCGAGGACGGCGGAGTGCTCGGTCCGGGTGGTCACGAGGTGGCCGGGCCGCCCGTGCGCCTCGGTCCAGGCCCGCGCCACCCCGAGCAGCACGTGATTGTCCCCCTCGGTGCCCCCGCCGTTGGCGATCAGGGTGCGGGCGTCCACTCCCAGGGCGGCGGCGACGCGGGCGCGGCCCTCCTCCAGCCGCTCGCGGGCGGCCTGCCCCGCCGCGTGGACGGAGGCGGGATTGCCGGGCAAGGCGGCGGCGTGCGCGTAGGCGGCGAGGGCCTCGGGCGTCATGGGGTGGGTGGCGGCGTAGTCGAGGTAGATCATGGGAGGTGGGGGCCGGAAAGGTGTCCTGTTGGGCGGGGGCGGGGCAGCCTCAGCCCGCGCTGGAAGAGGTGGCCCTTCGCTTCGTGCAGGACGACAAGCCCCCCTGCCCCCTGATGTGACTGAAGCCCGCCGCTACGGCGTGACCGTCGCGTACTCGCTGCCGTCCCGCCGGATCACGAAGGTGGCGTCGCCGCGGACGGTCTCAGGGCCCTCGGCGACCGAGCCCGCCAGTTGGCTGCTGTCCGTCGGGCCGACCACCAGCCGCTCCCCGTCCGTGTCGCGCACGACGATGGTGTAGGTGCCCGCGGGCAGGTCCTGGGGGAACTCGTACCGGAAGTTGACCGTCCGCGCCGTCGCGTCGGGGGTCGTGCCGGAGTCCGGGGGGGTCGCGGGAATCTGCTCGGGCGTGAGTGGGGCCGTCGTCCCATCGGTGGTGGTCCCGTCCGTCGTGGTTCCGTCGGGCGTGGTCCCGGGGGCCTCGGGGGGGGCCACCTCCGTCCCGCCGGTGTCCGTTTGCCCGGTATCGCCCTGACCGGTCGCGTCGGTGCCAGGCTGCCCCGTACCGCCCTCCCCGTTCGCGGGAGAGGTGACGGGCGGCGGCAGGGGCAGGCTGCCCGCGGGCTGGGAGGGCGGGCTGTAGCGGGCGACGGCGACCGTCAGCGTGACCGGGCTGCCCACCGGCACCCGCACGTAGGGCGCGGGCGTCTGGTCGAGCACCGTGTTCTCCGGGGCGTCGCTGGGCTGCTGGATCACGCGGGTGATCACCAGCCCGGCGATGCGCGCGTGTTCGCGGGCCGCCTGATAGGTCAGGCCTTGCAGGTTGGTGAGCCACGTCTCCTTGCCGCGCACCCCGGTAGACACCATAAGCTGCACGGGCTGCCCACGCTGGAGGTCCGCGCCGGGGTCGGGCACCTGCGCGATCACCCGGCCCTCGGGCGTCTTGGTGAGGGTGCCGTCCACCCGGATGACCCGCCCCAGGGTCAGCGCGTTGTCGCGCAGCGAGGCGCGGGCCTGCTCCACCGTGAGTTCCTCCAGCCGGGGCACGGTCACCGAGGGCGGGTTGTTGACCGTCAGGGTGACCTGCCGCCCCACCGGGAGATTCGTCCCCGCCGGCGGGTCCTGCCGGATCACGGCCCCGATGGGCAGGTTGGCGGCGTCGCCCTTGG is drawn from Deinococcus aerius and contains these coding sequences:
- a CDS encoding Nif3-like dinuclear metal center hexameric protein, which translates into the protein MTPPTLTDLADWLRDTLGEAHPLFRPGPDEVRRLALALEPGDLPPTLEADALFLHRARRVGDAWPGLGVLGAHDGFDLHLTTGPNWRLARALGWTDVREVVREGKLAGITATPPQWTWREVRAAILAELGGEDDSWPPAPDAPLPLRLALMNAMNPGLIRQVADMGARLYLTGQMRPSAAGAARELGMGVIALGHRRTELWGLRQLARELRAAFPELETRVYPAEPVTPG
- a CDS encoding cysteine desulfurase family protein, whose translation is MIYLDYAATHPMTPEALAAYAHAAALPGNPASVHAAGQAARERLEEGRARVAAALGVDARTLIANGGGTEGDNHVLLGVARAWTEAHGRPGHLVTTRTEHSAVLAPARWLAGQGWDVTFLQPDAQGRYSPELLADALREGTALVSIHHANNEIGTVQDTAALAAVAAARGIPYHTDAVQAPGVLPLDLSGWGVTFATFSAHKWGGPRGVGFLYVRRGTTLPPVTLGGGQEGGLRPGTQNTAGVYAAGVALTHAEEAREATFDHLTRMRERFLARAASIPGLRVNHPPDASPKVASVTLPGADGEALLMNLDLLGVSASAGSACAAGTMQPSHVLTALGLSEEEARATLRFSFGAATTGEEVDAAADALAQAAEFSRA
- a CDS encoding PASTA domain-containing protein codes for the protein MTGQTAAVIDGKYQVVRELSREGHVTLSEVRAGEGATRRVAWFDVTSPAARQGFHAYRAALRAIAPAGLTDVVARPGAYYAVWQPVTGTPLSEFAAQPKKQEETVEAVQALAARLAEHGYALPDADVLVDGKEVRVAYLRPAPEGRTPEEVARLNAAALAPLNRGRVRRKRQPGAWLTFVPGLLLLGGAGYLGAQAAQIYLNPPVREIAAVTGKPAPEAARTLTAAGFQVNYAKGDAANLPIGAVIRQDPPAGTNLPVGRQVTLTVNNPPSVTVPRLEELTVEQARASLRDNALTLGRVIRVDGTLTKTPEGRVIAQVPDPGADLQRGQPVQLMVSTGVRGKETWLTNLQGLTYQAAREHARIAGLVITRVIQQPSDAPENTVLDQTPAPYVRVPVGSPVTLTVAVARYSPPSQPAGSLPLPPPVTSPANGEGGTGQPGTDATGQGDTGQTDTGGTEVAPPEAPGTTPDGTTTDGTTTDGTTAPLTPEQIPATPPDSGTTPDATARTVNFRYEFPQDLPAGTYTIVVRDTDGERLVVGPTDSSQLAGSVAEGPETVRGDATFVIRRDGSEYATVTP